A portion of the Canis lupus baileyi chromosome 6, mCanLup2.hap1, whole genome shotgun sequence genome contains these proteins:
- the IL20 gene encoding interleukin-20 isoform X1, whose protein sequence is MKASGLPICLLSAAFYLFWTPSAGLKTLHLGSCVITTNLQEMRNGFSEIRDSVQAKDEVIDIRILRKTESLQDTKPADQCCLLRHVLRLYLDRVFKNYQTPDHHILRKTSSLANSFLTIKKDLRLCHAHMTCSCGEEATEKYSQILSHFEELTPQAAVVKALGELDILLQWMEEME, encoded by the exons ATGAAAGCCTCTGGTCTTCCCAtctgccttctctctgctgcATTTTATCTCTTCTGGACACCTTCTGCTGGGCTGAAGACACTCCATTTGGGAAGCTGTGTGATCACCACAAACCTTCAGGAAATGCGAAATGGATTTTCTGAGATACGGGACAGTGTG CAAGCCAAAGATGAAGTCATTGATATCAGAATCTTGAGGAAGACTGAGTCTTTGCAAGACACAAAG CCTGCAGATCAGTGCTGCCTCCTTCGCCACGTACTGAGACTCTACCTGGACAGGGTATTCAAAAACTATCAGACTCCTGACCACCATATCCTCCGGAAGACCAGCAGTCTTGCCAACTCTTTTCTTACCATCAAGAAGGACCTCCGGCTCTGT CATGCACATATGACATGCTCTTGTGGAGAGGAAGCAACGGAGAAATACAGCCAGATTCTGAGTCACTTCGAAGAG CTTACACCTCAAGCAGCAGTGGTGAAAGCTTTGGGAGAGCTGGACATTCTCCTGCAATGGATGGAGGAGATGGAATAG
- the IL20 gene encoding interleukin-20 isoform X2: MKASGLPICLLSAAFYLFWTPSAGLKTLHLGSCVITTNLQEMRNGFSEIRDSVQAKDEVIDIRILRKTESLQDTKPADQCCLLRHVLRLYLDRVFKNYQTPDHHILRKTSSLANSFLTIKKDLRLCLTPQAAVVKALGELDILLQWMEEME, from the exons ATGAAAGCCTCTGGTCTTCCCAtctgccttctctctgctgcATTTTATCTCTTCTGGACACCTTCTGCTGGGCTGAAGACACTCCATTTGGGAAGCTGTGTGATCACCACAAACCTTCAGGAAATGCGAAATGGATTTTCTGAGATACGGGACAGTGTG CAAGCCAAAGATGAAGTCATTGATATCAGAATCTTGAGGAAGACTGAGTCTTTGCAAGACACAAAG CCTGCAGATCAGTGCTGCCTCCTTCGCCACGTACTGAGACTCTACCTGGACAGGGTATTCAAAAACTATCAGACTCCTGACCACCATATCCTCCGGAAGACCAGCAGTCTTGCCAACTCTTTTCTTACCATCAAGAAGGACCTCCGGCTCTGT CTTACACCTCAAGCAGCAGTGGTGAAAGCTTTGGGAGAGCTGGACATTCTCCTGCAATGGATGGAGGAGATGGAATAG
- the IL19 gene encoding interleukin-19, translated as MKAQRVSLWLVAAMVFLWSVRARGLRRCLISMDIHPVEETFQEIKKTIQAKDTFQNVTILSTSETLHSIKPSDVCCMTKNLLAFYVDRVFKDHQELNPQILRKISSIANSFLYMHKALQRCQAQRQCHCREAATNATRIIHDNYDQLEVRSAAIKSLGELDVLLAWIDKNHQGTLVA; from the exons ATGAAGGCACAGCGAGTTTCCCTCTGGCTCGTGGCTGCTATGGTCTTTCTGTGGTCAGTGCGTGCCCGAGGTCTGAGGAGGTGTCTGATTTCCATGGACATCCACCCAGTAGAAGAGACTTTCCAAGAAATCAAAAAAACCATC CAAGCTAAGGACACCTTCCAAAATGTCACCATCCTGTCCACATCGGAGACCCTGCATAGCATTAAG CCCTCAGACGTATGCTGCATGACCAAGAACCTCCTGGCATTCTACGTGGACAGAGTATTCAAGGACCATCAGGAGCTGAACCCCCAAATCTTGAGGAAAATCAGCAGCATTGCCAACTCTTTCCTCTACATGCACAAGGCTCTGCAAAGATGC CAGGCGCAGAGGCAGTGTCACTGCAGGGAGGCAGCCACCAACGCCACCAGAATCATCCACGACAACTACGATCAG CTGGAGGTCCGGTCTGCTGCCATTAAGTCCCTGGGAGAGCTTGACGTCTTGCTAGCCTGGATTGACAAGAATCATCAAGGAACTCTGGTTGCCTGA